One window from the genome of Gimesia aquarii encodes:
- the larE gene encoding ATP-dependent sacrificial sulfur transferase LarE: protein MSLTAELSQKSEHLQQILSTMDRIVVAFSAGVDSTVVAQGAFLARGDHALAATAVSPSLALGEKEEAIRLAKLIGIEHRLISTSEFSISDYRANAPNRCFFCKTELYQLLTRSVACNEWETATLVNGANLDDQGDHRPGMQAAMDFQVRSPLIEAGFTKVDVRNLARHWELPIWNKPAHPCLSSRIAYGVEVTEERVQRIDQGEQYLRRQFQIDELRVRLEPNELARIEVPLHQIQKLTTPTAVEEITQEFLALGFHNVTLDLQGFRSGSLNSFLSINDLHIAAQKK, encoded by the coding sequence ATGTCTCTGACAGCAGAATTATCACAAAAATCTGAGCACCTCCAACAAATTTTGTCGACAATGGATCGCATTGTTGTCGCCTTTTCTGCAGGCGTTGACAGTACAGTGGTCGCTCAGGGGGCTTTTTTAGCCCGTGGCGATCATGCATTAGCAGCCACTGCAGTCAGCCCGAGTCTGGCTCTGGGAGAAAAAGAAGAAGCGATCCGACTGGCAAAACTGATTGGCATCGAACACCGTCTGATTTCCACTTCGGAGTTTTCTATATCTGACTACCGAGCCAATGCCCCCAACCGTTGCTTTTTCTGCAAAACAGAACTGTATCAACTACTCACCCGTTCTGTAGCATGTAATGAATGGGAAACGGCAACACTTGTTAACGGTGCTAACCTTGATGATCAAGGGGACCACCGTCCGGGAATGCAAGCCGCTATGGACTTTCAAGTTCGCAGTCCTCTGATTGAAGCAGGTTTTACAAAGGTGGATGTCAGAAACTTAGCTCGTCACTGGGAACTCCCCATCTGGAATAAACCAGCACACCCCTGCCTTTCCAGCCGCATTGCTTATGGCGTGGAAGTGACAGAGGAACGCGTACAAAGAATCGACCAGGGAGAACAATATCTTCGTCGGCAATTTCAGATTGACGAACTACGTGTTCGTCTGGAGCCGAATGAATTGGCGCGCATTGAAGTTCCACTTCACCAAATACAAAAATTGACCACGCCCACAGCAGTCGAAGAGATTACACAGGAGTTTTTAGCATTAGGTTTTCACAATGTAACACTTGACTTGCAGGGATTTCGATCCGGTAGTCTCAATAGTTTTCTCTCCATTAATGACCTCCATATAGCCGCTCAAAAAAAATGA